GCCAACAAGTCGGCATGCTCGAAGCGTTTGTATCGCTTGCATATTTACAGTTAGTTGTCTTTGCGTACGCAGGGAATCGTAAAAACAAACGCAGGGAATAGTACACATAAAAATGACCAAAACAAAATTGACACTTAAAGATGTAGCTTTGCAGTTAGGTGTGTCCACCGCCACAATTTCAAATGCGTTTAATAGGCCCGATCAACTGTCTAAAGCGCGTCGAGAGCATATCCTTGCCGAGTGCGATCGCATTGGTTACGCTGGGCCTAACAAAGCCGCGCAAATTTTAAGAAAAGGGCGTTCTAATATTGTTGCCCTAGTGCTGGCTGATAGTATCCCCTATACCGTCAGTGACCCAGTGGCCAGTACCTTCATCAAAGGGGTTTCAAGTATATTGCAGCAGCAAGGTAAGCATCTTCTTCTTTATGCGGGCGATTCAGAAAGTATCCTCGATGTGGTGGATTTCGTTGATGGTTTCATTTGTTACGGTGCACCACGAAATTACAAGTTAGCAGAAGAGCTAGCCCGACAAAGTAAACCTGCTATTACGGTAGATTTCGATATTGAAGGGCTGCCGTCGGTTAACATTGATAATTACAACGCCGCGTATCAAATCGCTAAAAAAGCAATTTCCCCTGGTGATCATGTCGCCATTTTAGGACTGCGCTTAATTGAGTCTCCAAGTACCTGCCGTATTTACGACAGCCCGCTTATAGAAGTACAAACGTCTATTGCTCATCGCCGATTAGACGGTTATATGAAAGCAATTGATGAAAGTGGAGCAACAATCACAAACGATTGGATTTGGCACATTCCAGAAAGTGATAGGAGCTTCGCAAAGCAAGCTGCGAAAGAGGTGTTAAACAGTAACCCTCGACCTAATACCGTCTTATGTATGAGTGATATTATAGCCCTAGAACTGCTGCAATCAGCGCTTTCGATGGGCATTAAAGTACCTGAAGAGCTAAAAATTACAGGTTTTGACGGGATTGAAGAAGCAGACAGAACTCGCCCTAATTTAACAACCGTTTGCCAATCAAGTGCAGGTAAAGGAGAAATGGCTGCAAAGGCCTTACTCAGTGAATCACTGGAAAGCACTGTGCTACCTTTTGATTTAAAAATTGGTGAAACCGTTAGCGCTCAGAAGTAAGTACTATCATTAGCAAGCATTATATTGAATGTCTAACTGTCGTAAAACATTGACGTTATCTGCGCGATACGCTTTAAGTTATCTATATCTTCTTGAGTCCATTGGACTGGACTGTGTGTCTTTTCGCAACAAATAACGCCAATTGGGTTGAATTGGTGATGAAAGGTAAAGTCCAGCAATGAGTAAATATCGTTGGGCTTGAAGTAACTTTCGTTAAAACATTTGGTGGCAGGATGATGACGGGCATCAGAGGCTACTAACACGCTTTGTTTTAAAATGTCGTCAAAGTAATCGGGAATATCTTCTTTAGACAACGATAAACCATGGGTTGGCAAATTTTGGCCATCTTGATTTAACGTTAGGCACCGAATTCGAGTTTTGTTTTCTTCAAATCGCCATAAGCTAATTCGGTTCGCGGAAGGGATCCCTAAACGAAGACATGACACTATCGCAGTGAGTTTATCTTGTTCATCCAATCCGCGCTTTGATAATGAAATGACGAGTGTTGTGTAGCGGTCTATATCCAAAGCGACACTCTTTGAGGTAATTCAAACACAATAGTTGAAGTATATATTTACTTTCAAAGAGTGGAGTTTAAGAAACATTAAATTTTGTCTTTATCCCAGACCAGCTCTTTGAAATGCTTTCTGCACATAGATTCATAGCGATCGTTGCCACCAATTTGTACTTGGTCTCCATCGGTAACTGCATTGCCATTTTCATCCAGCCTAACCACGAAATTTGCTTTGCGCCCGCAATGACAAACTGTTTTAAGTTCGAACAACTTATCAGCCCATGCGAGAAGGTAGTGGCTACCCTCAAAAGTGCCTCCCAAAAAGTCAGTACGTAAACCGTAAGCCAAAACGGGGATATCTAATTCGTCTACCACTTCTATTAACTGACGAACTTGCACTTGCGTCAGAAACTGGGCTTCATCAATGAAAATGCAATCTAAACGCTTTTCTTTGTTGTCTTGTTTTATAGCTTCATAGAGATCGTCATCATTTCCATAAAGTTTTGCATCGGCTTGTAAGCCAATCCTAGAGGTCACTTTTCCTACGCCGTAGCGGTCATCAAAGGCAGCGGTATAAATTAGAGAGTGCATGCCTCTCTCGCGATAGTTATAAGCTGATTGTAAAAGAGAGGTCGATTTCCCTGCGTTCATTGCAGAATAATAAAAATAAAGTTGAGCCATGAATATTATTTGTTTTCGTTATACCAGGTTTTAAGGTCGCTCAATGGCATTGGTTTAGCGTAAATAAAGCCTTGGATATAATCCACACCTAGGTTTTTGATGTGGTTCATTTGGTCTAAGGTTTCAATGCCCTCAGCAATGGTCTTGCAACCAAATTCGTTTGCGATAAGCATGGTTGCGCGCATAATAGTATCACTACCTTCACTGGTATTCTGTACAAATGAACGATCAATTTTTATAAAATCACAAGGCATTGACTGCAATCTGCTCAATGAAGAGTATCCTGTACCAAAGTCATCGATTGATATTTTTACACCACGTTGTTTAACATTGTGTATTTGGTTTGCTACCGCATCAATATTATTAGCGAACACGCTTTCTGTTATTTCTAAGTAAAGGCGAGCTGGGGTAATGCTGGTAGACGCTAGTACCTTGTCCAGCGTATTAATGAAAGTTTCATCCAGCAGCTGACTAATAGAAACATTCACAGATAACGCAATGTCGTCTTTGAATGGCTATTCTGTCGCATCTATACACGCGCGATTTAATACCCAAGAGCCTATTTCTGGCATTAAGCCCGTTCGCTCAGCAAGGGGAATAAAGCGCGCTGGGGAGATTACTTTACCATCACAATTCCAACGTAGTAGCGCTTCAACCGATGTTAACTTTTGTGTGTTGGCGCAAATAATGGGCTGATAGTGTACAGAAAACGCGTTTTTTTCTATAGCATGTCGTAATTGTTCACAAAGGCGCTGTTCACTTTTTATCTTTTCATGCAGGTCTTCACTAAAAACACCAATAGTGCCTCGTTGTTTGCGTTTTTGATCGTACATGGTCAAGTCAGCTTGTTGAATAAGCGTCATGGTGTCGTTGCCATGTTCCGGAAATATCGCAATACCAATGGTGGCATCCAGTGTTATTTGGTTTTCTAAAGCTATAATGGGCTCTGTAACCCCGCTGCGCATAGCATGAGCAACGGCCACTG
The nucleotide sequence above comes from Alteromonas naphthalenivorans. Encoded proteins:
- a CDS encoding LacI family DNA-binding transcriptional regulator, whose amino-acid sequence is MTKTKLTLKDVALQLGVSTATISNAFNRPDQLSKARREHILAECDRIGYAGPNKAAQILRKGRSNIVALVLADSIPYTVSDPVASTFIKGVSSILQQQGKHLLLYAGDSESILDVVDFVDGFICYGAPRNYKLAEELARQSKPAITVDFDIEGLPSVNIDNYNAAYQIAKKAISPGDHVAILGLRLIESPSTCRIYDSPLIEVQTSIAHRRLDGYMKAIDESGATITNDWIWHIPESDRSFAKQAAKEVLNSNPRPNTVLCMSDIIALELLQSALSMGIKVPEELKITGFDGIEEADRTRPNLTTVCQSSAGKGEMAAKALLSESLESTVLPFDLKIGETVSAQK
- a CDS encoding GAF domain-containing protein, producing MDIDRYTTLVISLSKRGLDEQDKLTAIVSCLRLGIPSANRISLWRFEENKTRIRCLTLNQDGQNLPTHGLSLSKEDIPDYFDDILKQSVLVASDARHHPATKCFNESYFKPNDIYSLLDFTFHHQFNPIGVICCEKTHSPVQWTQEDIDNLKRIAQITSMFYDS
- a CDS encoding thymidine kinase — encoded protein: MAQLYFYYSAMNAGKSTSLLQSAYNYRERGMHSLIYTAAFDDRYGVGKVTSRIGLQADAKLYGNDDDLYEAIKQDNKEKRLDCIFIDEAQFLTQVQVRQLIEVVDELDIPVLAYGLRTDFLGGTFEGSHYLLAWADKLFELKTVCHCGRKANFVVRLDENGNAVTDGDQVQIGGNDRYESMCRKHFKELVWDKDKI